Part of the Motacilla alba alba isolate MOTALB_02 chromosome Z, Motacilla_alba_V1.0_pri, whole genome shotgun sequence genome, AAAATAGAGTCACTTCAggagaattaatttaatttgttgtcAATTAAGAATAGAGTAGAATGGtgagaaacaaatgcaaaaccTAAACCCCTCCCTTTCACATATCCACCTTCTTCCAAGGTTTATCTTCATTCCCAACCTCCTTTCTTGTCAAATATTGTAGGAAGGATTGAATCTGGGGATTGAGGTCAGCTCATAACAGTTAGTCCCTTCTGTTCCTTCCTCATCCCTGCTTCAGTGTGAAGTCCCCACTATGGAATTCAGTGCTTCACAAACTGCACCATTGTGGGTCCTCTCCATAAGCTAGAGTTTTTCAGCATAAGACTGTACTAGTGTGGATCTCCCATATGCCACAGTTCCTGTCAGGAACCTGCTTCAGGTTCCCACTCTTCATGGGCTGCAACTTCCTTAAAGACATTCTATTCACCTGCAGTAGAGTGGGGTCCTCAAGCATCTTCAATGTACGTCCTGTTCCAGCATGGTCCTCCATGGGAGCAGGTAAACCTGCTTGATCAGGGGTCTTAATGGGTAGCAGGGGAATCCATTCcattccagtgcctggagcacctcttaCCCCTCCTTCTTCGCTGACCTTGGTGTCTACAGAATTGcgtttctacatttttttcttagttgaTTCTATCACATGCTTCTGCAAAGCATTATCCATGAGACATCACCAGCTTGTCTGACAGGCTCAGCCGTGTCCTGCAGTGGATTTGTTTTTGAGCCAGCTGTGTCTGGCACAAGACAGTTCCTGGCCTCTCTCCTCAGAGAGGACCCCCTGCAGTCCCATGCAATCAAAACCTCAATGCATGGCCCTTCCACCTGGCCCTCCTGCACCCATCTTCAGCCCTCTTACTACTTCATGCATCCCCTGCTCACTGGCTAGTCCAGCTTGATGCTCAGTATGAAACATGGCATTCACATCTTCGTTGCAGAGGCATCCCCCACTCACAAGTCCACCTGTTAGGCCAGCCCAGACCCCCCAGgccctcctgcttcccagctaGTCTAGTTTGAAGTTTATCAGTGAATACACACTCACTGGATTTGGGGAGGATACAGATACTcagccccccagcagcaggcactAGGCCCACAGGCTGTAACCTCTTGCAGCTGTCCTTGGAGCTCCCCTTATCTCTACACATTACTTCATGGGTTGTATAGCTGTACCAATTCCCTTACCCCTcctggctctgtctccaggATCTCCCCTGGTTATTAATCATATTAGGTGCAGAAAGTTTTCTTCCCGCAAGAGGCCTCTGCAGTTTCCTGATAGCCTGTTAATTGGTGTGATTGGTGAAGTTGTTTCTTGACAGTGTCtccatttttgtttggttggatCTGTGTCtctgtacatttttttcctagcttttgccttttctcccctcaaGATAACCTTGCTGGAATATACATTTTCATGCTTTCACATACTGTTATCAATTAACCTAACTGACCAGGTTTGGTTTTGCTCACTGTCTCCCATTGCTGGTCAGGTTTCAGTCCATGCATGTTCTTGTTTATTACTTCCTCCTTTCCTTATTACCCCCCTTTTGTATAGCAAAGGTCATTGAACAGATGCCTTTAAAAAATTAGACATTTCCTTCCACATAACTTTACTCTTGCAAATTAGTATTGCCTTTAGCAAGGCACTGTAAAACTGTTTTATAGGGGTATCAGTTGCAAACATGTAAAACACagtttctgttttaatattCTTGCAGATGAAATGAAACTATTAGAGATGAATTTacctgcaggaaaaaacagaattctgaaaaaagaaTCAGCTTCTAAAGATATACAGAAGACACTGCCTAAATGCATTAAACGACAGTTCAAGCAAAATAGTTGTCTGGATCAAAGCACTAATGAGCTTTCACCAAGGAAGAAAGCTAAACTGAGCACTAATGAGGATGTGGTCCAGAGTTCAGAAAGTAGCCTGAAGTTGGATAGTTGCTTGACTGAGGTGAAACAATTTGAAGGGTCAACTCTAGAGTTGCTTTCCTTGACAGGTCCTGCAACATCAGTATCAAACTTTCTGAAAGGGACCAAACCCATCCAGGCCTTGCTTGCCAAGAATACTGGGAACAAAGTGACCTTAACAAATCAACTGTTGCCTCCTGCAGGCATGAACATATCTACTTCTGAAAAGTCAGTTTTACCAGCTTTGGAATCATCCCTGATCAAACCAGCATTGCCCTGCCCGGCCGGTTCAAAGACTCCTCTACAAATGGTATACAAAATGCCAAATGGCCACTGTGTACCAATAGATGTTCCCAACAGCTCAGTGAAAATTCAAATGCAAGCTATGATTGACcctaaaaatggagaaaaagtcATGCAACAAGTTCTTATTTTACCtaagaattttcttcttcagcagaaagaagaaaaatttgaatCCAAGGATATTCAGTCACTACAACAAAAGTCATTTGAGATGCACTGTACATCTTTACCAAAAATGCCAAATGTCAGTGTTTCTTTAACACCTGTTCTGGTGACAAGCCCTGCAAATGCTACTCAGTCACCCACTACAGTTTTTAGCAAGAATACTACCCACTCATCACAAGTGACTGGTCCCATGAGCTCTACACAACCACTGTCTAGTGTAACTTCAGCAGATAACTTATCAATAATTAAGGTAAGCCAAAGTGACAGTGACAAATTCAAGACTACAGTTTCGACTGCTACATTGCCTGTGTCTTTGGCTTCACCTACTCTTTCCACAGCTAGCCAGTCCTTGATACCAGCAACAGCATTAAGTGCATCTACAAACACTGATTCTGCCTCTCACAGTCTAGCATCACAGCAGCAAACTGACTCCCTTGAAACTAAGCAAGAGCTAAAGACAGTGTGTGTAAGAGAATCACAATCTATCCTGGTCACAACACGAGGTGGAAACACTGGAATTGTTAAAGTGCAAACAAACCCAGACCAGATTTCACCTAGTAGTTTATGTCCTAGTTCAGTTTTCACTTACGCATCTCAACTTCAGGCCTTTCTTGTGCCAAAAACCACAGCAGTATCATGCTCTAGTCTTCCATTTGTAGCAACAGCTACATCTGCTCTCCCACATATTGGACAATCACCTCCTTCTGGATTTGCTCTCTCAACAACTTCTTTTGTTAACATTCCAGCTTCCCCTGCTGATTTTACCCAGGCAATGgagaaaaataccaaatttaCACTACAGCAGCCAGTTGTTTGGGACTCTTTATGTCGAGTAAGAGAGGACTCCTGCCATGTGTCTTCTTCTTTATCCTCTATTCCATTAGCTAGCAAAttggtgccagcagctccaaacAGCCTTGTTAGTGTGACTAGCATTGGACAAAGTAATATTGTCAAAACTCCAAATTCTTCTGTGCAGCATCAAGGGGATActaaagtgaaaacaaaatctgttaCACAATCTGAGTCAAATTCTGCAACAAATGGAGAGTTAATCAGTGGTACTCCAGTCCAGAAATTTACATTAATCGCAAATCCACCAATTTTATCTCCCTCTGGGGCATCAGGGATCAATATTATACCCTGTCCAGCATCCACTGCTGTTAATGCTCAGAAGctggttttcattaaaacacAAATTGCCAATGGCCCATCAACCACCAATCTAGTTGCAGAGTCATTGAAACAGcaccttccttcttccctgacCAAAACCTTTGTTAATGCCACAGAGCAACCACAGTTGGTTTTGATCCCATCTACAGTAGGAACACCAATAAGAATAAACTCATCACCAACTATTGCTCAAGTAAAAGATGTGAAAATTGGACTAAATATAGGTCAGACCATTGTAAATACTAAAGGCAGTGCACAGGAGGCCGTACCAGTTAGTATATTGCACTCTGGCATTTCTAAAAGAGAAGACAAGAAGAGGACAGCCTCAGCCCCATCCTTGACAAGTAGTACTATTCCAAGTTCTGCTGTGTCAGCTAATGGATCTGTATGTGTTGcaacaaaagctgaaaattccTTTACAATGACAGCAGCAAATGCTCAAGTAGAATCTGTTCCACTAACATCAAGTGGAACTTCCTCTGGGGCACAGCCTACTGGCTTGATTGGTGGAAATGATCCCTCAAGAACAAGGCCAGTTCTGGGTAATCAGCTTTGTACATCAAATATTGGAAATACTGTGGGTATATCAACTGTGAAGACAGGACATCTTGCTTCGTCTGTGCTGATTTCAACACAGCCAAGAGTATCTCCGCAAAACTTAGCATCTGCTCTGCAATTTCCAGTCATTAGCTTGCCTGGACCTGCAGCCACCCCCCAAAAGGTGTTACATACAGTTCCTCAGTTGGCAGCAGTTCCAGCTCCTCTTCCAGTACCAAAAAGACAGTTGCCCACACTGGTTCAGTTTCAGTCATCAGgaatttcagctgctgtgtcaAGTCATGCAGGTATTCACAAACCTCAGAGTGTGTTGCCCCCTCCATCACTGAATACAGGTGAAGTAATTAGTTTTCCCAGTCCTTCCACCCTACAATGCCAGCAGGTGCCTCCCAGTACAGAGAAACAAAGTCATGATTATGCTTGTGCTTCTGCTGTTCAGATGTCTGAAGCTTCGCCCCCTGTAACAAGCAAAACAGGAGGAATTCCATTGAATGAACCTCCCACTCAACAGAAAATAGTCATTAACACTTGTATGCCTTTGGCACCTGGAACTCAGATAATGATTAATGGTACTCGTTTTGTTGTTCCACTACAAGGCCTTGGAGCTGGCAGCCATGTTCTTCTTCTCTCCTGTAATACAAAACAGACTCCTTTAACAATTAACCATGGTCAAGAGCCTCAAGGTGTACCAATGACCTCAAAAATCATCCTAGCACCAAGTCATTCATTAAGTTGGCAAATACCAAAGCATCCTTTGAAAAGCTCTACAAAAATTGTGAACTCTTTTGGAGCTGCAGATGCTTTACCCATCGTACATGCAACACCCCAGATATTTAGTACTCCAGCTAGCTCATGTACTCCACTGTCTGCAGTAACTCTGTCTGTATCTTCAGTGACAAAGTCTCCCATTAATGTAGCTCcatcttctgtttctgctgttcATCCTCCGAACTCTCATTTACCAAGCAACACATCAATGTTTCAGCTAGATGGTTCTATCAAAAAACTGTTGGTCAGTCCAGAGGGAGCCATACTGAATGCTCTAAATACTTCAGCACCAAAAGTTCCTTCCCTGTCTTCATCACTGCTTCCTGTTGTTAGTTCCACAAGCAGAAATGCTACTGCCGTCTTCCCTGCGTCTCAGGCATCTTGCCTTGATAAACCTGACAAAGCTGCATCCTGAATTTACTGCAAATGAGCCACTTTGAAATTTTGGGGCATTCTTCAAACTTTGGAAGTTGTTAACTATTGAATAATTTCTTACAATGTTTTAAACAATTGATTTTCTCAATATTAACAAGGTTACAGTTCTTACCTGTTTACCTGTGGGGatgtggagaaagaaaaattttagtTTGTTGGAAGTTTTCAGAAAGTTCTCTAGTAAAAGGCTCAGAGATGACCAATTCATTCGTTTAACAGTTTGGAGAAATCTCACCATTTGCACATGTTCCATCTTACACTATGGACTGTTTGCCTGTGTGTTTATGACAGTATAtatctgcattttat contains:
- the KIAA2026 gene encoding uncharacterized protein KIAA2026 homolog isoform X1 gives rise to the protein MRRCCRRRGGEKGAGPEGEGAVPGRAGPRASPVGASPPAAASRPPGRRGAERCLCAQVSPVRMRRPGEAQRRSPRQVPENEPGAGDMESGGDLPADRPSALRSGMEEAEKEADDEGGKTAWHQSLNPELQQGYRILREFLLEKYRPLTAPFLKPLADQAYFGEEVSGSLLGRKNSQSLQQLPAGIWLLEMEEKFSSGQYTGIADFVCDFRLMLETCYRLHGVDHWLSKQAQKLEMMLEQKLALLSRHLREKTSLAVTSRGCYGQEDEKTTACISTRRRSTPRNLVGLSTGMFESVMVQVLRQEEQLRAKEEKSQKQIISASASAVTSLMWHFSLSVRQRDQERKEAEEASQKEIEEWEKSLLAQAAPTRMETMWEIPAIGHFLCLAQQILNLPEIVFYELERCLLMPQCNVFLSKIMTSLLSPPHRRPTLHRRPTFSYRTWEAALRKKVQHWYTVVGQTDNPNGAAEKLGLCPQFFKVLGEVNPLEEKPFHELPFYQKVWLLKGLCDFVYETQKDVQDAVLGQPIHECREVILGYDCLENAYVHFPQFCGADVRIYKQKPFQAPEFPSLPIKVKKVPRIKLERVKHEYVSKSNGEVSSGGRELLCHSKAGEKSMDIVICPEKRTRLGSFRVPTEETKVDCEIKASRVCDIKKPGCSKENFRNLITSGEIVDIGGHPSSEEITDVENGQSCTEMARVRPELSPFKGSTLKACQMHVNGTYNESQGRNYHESSEETVLETLLQNKKKLNKMLAKKKKKKKKKLKDILNENLQRKLDDLQRKREIHLHPFKSYKSEIQNKLFLIKKKAKHKKNKSGKKSLSKKAITKKRKGVRKSTIPEFQLICTNLDELRELITKIESELKDLEDIKKKSGRWFHRKQAVKELHGTLLRLLNELLPWEPKLIKAFQRNRSRLKKDYDDFKRHPDHDKFTRELWSNDESEVDSGKESFAVVCGKSSESAEHIEVPKKDHSDNDEMKLLEMNLPAGKNRILKKESASKDIQKTLPKCIKRQFKQNSCLDQSTNELSPRKKAKLSTNEDVVQSSESSLKLDSCLTEVKQFEGSTLELLSLTGPATSVSNFLKGTKPIQALLAKNTGNKVTLTNQLLPPAGMNISTSEKSVLPALESSLIKPALPCPAGSKTPLQMVYKMPNGHCVPIDVPNSSVKIQMQAMIDPKNGEKVMQQVLILPKNFLLQQKEEKFESKDIQSLQQKSFEMHCTSLPKMPNVSVSLTPVLVTSPANATQSPTTVFSKNTTHSSQVTGPMSSTQPLSSVTSADNLSIIKVSQSDSDKFKTTVSTATLPVSLASPTLSTASQSLIPATALSASTNTDSASHSLASQQQTDSLETKQELKTVCVRESQSILVTTRGGNTGIVKVQTNPDQISPSSLCPSSVFTYASQLQAFLVPKTTAVSCSSLPFVATATSALPHIGQSPPSGFALSTTSFVNIPASPADFTQAMEKNTKFTLQQPVVWDSLCRVREDSCHVSSSLSSIPLASKLVPAAPNSLVSVTSIGQSNIVKTPNSSVQHQGDTKVKTKSVTQSESNSATNGELISGTPVQKFTLIANPPILSPSGASGINIIPCPASTAVNAQKLVFIKTQIANGPSTTNLVAESLKQHLPSSLTKTFVNATEQPQLVLIPSTVGTPIRINSSPTIAQVKDVKIGLNIGQTIVNTKGSAQEAVPVSILHSGISKREDKKRTASAPSLTSSTIPSSAVSANGSVCVATKAENSFTMTAANAQVESVPLTSSGTSSGAQPTGLIGGNDPSRTRPVLGNQLCTSNIGNTVGISTVKTGHLASSVLISTQPRVSPQNLASALQFPVISLPGPAATPQKVLHTVPQLAAVPAPLPVPKRQLPTLVQFQSSGISAAVSSHAGIHKPQSVLPPPSLNTGEVISFPSPSTLQCQQVPPSTEKQSHDYACASAVQMSEASPPVTSKTGGIPLNEPPTQQKIVINTCMPLAPGTQIMINGTRFVVPLQGLGAGSHVLLLSCNTKQTPLTINHGQEPQGVPMTSKIILAPSHSLSWQIPKHPLKSSTKIVNSFGAADALPIVHATPQIFSTPASSCTPLSAVTLSVSSVTKSPINVAPSSVSAVHPPNSHLPSNTSMFQLDGSIKKLLVSPEGAILNALNTSAPKVPSLSSSLLPVVSSTSRNATAVFPASQASCLDKPDKAAS
- the KIAA2026 gene encoding uncharacterized protein KIAA2026 homolog isoform X7; translated protein: MRRCCRRRGGEKGAGPEGEGAVPGRAGPRASPVGASPPAAASRPPGRRGAERCLCAQVSPVRMRRPGEAQRRSPRQVPENEPGAGDMESGGDLPADRPSALRSGMEEAEKEADDEGGKTAWHQSLNPELQQGYRILREFLLEKYRPLTAPFLKPLADQAYFGEEVSGSLLGRKNSQSLQQLPAGIWLLEMEEKFSSGQYTGIADFVCDFRLMLETCYRLHGVDHWLSKQAQKLEMMLEQKLALLSRHLREKTSLAVTSRGCYGQEDEKTTACISTRRRSTPRNLVGLSTGMFESVMVQVLRQEEQLRAKEEKSQKQIISASASAVTSLMWHFSLSVRQRDQERKEAEEASQKEIEEWEKSLLAQAAPTRMETMWEIPAIGHFLCLAQQILNLPEIVFYELERCLLMPQCNVFLSKIMTSLLSPPHRRPTLHRRPTFSYRTWEAALRKKVQHWYTVVGQTDNPNGAAEKLGLCPQFFKVLGEVNPLEEKPFHELPFYQKVWLLKGLCDFVYETQKDVQDAVLGQPIHECREVILGYDCLENAYVHFPQFCGADVRIYKQKPFQAPEFPSLPIKVKKVPRIKLERVKHEYVSKSNGEVSSGGRELLCHSKAGEKSMDIVICPEKRTRLGSFRVPTEETKVDCEIKASRVCDIKKPGCSKENFRNLITSGEIVDIGGHPSSEEITDVENGQSCTEMARVRPELSPFKGSTLKACQMHVNGTYNESQGRNYHESSEETVLETLLQNKKKLNKMLAKKKKKKKKKLKDILNENLQRKLDDLQRKREIHLHPFKSYKSEIQNKLFLIKKKAKHKKNKSGKKSLSKKAITKKRKGVRKSTIPEFQLICTNLDELRELITKIESELKDLEDIKKKSGRWFHRKQAVKELHDEMKLLEMNLPAGKNRILKKESASKDIQKTLPKCIKRQFKQNSCLDQSTNELSPRKKAKLSTNEDVVQSSESSLKLDSCLTEVKQFEGSTLELLSLTGPATSVSNFLKGTKPIQALLAKNTGNKVTLTNQLLPPAGMNISTSEKSVLPALESSLIKPALPCPAGSKTPLQMVYKMPNGHCVPIDVPNSSVKIQMQAMIDPKNGEKVMQQVLILPKNFLLQQKEEKFESKDIQSLQQKSFEMHCTSLPKMPNVSVSLTPVLVTSPANATQSPTTVFSKNTTHSSQVTGPMSSTQPLSSVTSADNLSIIKVSQSDSDKFKTTVSTATLPVSLASPTLSTASQSLIPATALSASTNTDSASHSLASQQQTDSLETKQELKTVCVRESQSILVTTRGGNTGIVKVQTNPDQISPSSLCPSSVFTYASQLQAFLVPKTTAVSCSSLPFVATATSALPHIGQSPPSGFALSTTSFVNIPASPADFTQAMEKNTKFTLQQPVVWDSLCRVREDSCHVSSSLSSIPLASKLVPAAPNSLVSVTSIGQSNIVKTPNSSVQHQGDTKVKTKSVTQSESNSATNGELISGTPVQKFTLIANPPILSPSGASGINIIPCPASTAVNAQKLVFIKTQIANGPSTTNLVAESLKQHLPSSLTKTFVNATEQPQLVLIPSTVGTPIRINSSPTIAQVKDVKIGLNIGQTIVNTKGSAQEAVPVSILHSGISKREDKKRTASAPSLTSSTIPSSAVSANGSVCVATKAENSFTMTAANAQVESVPLTSSGTSSGAQPTGLIGGNDPSRTRPVLGNQLCTSNIGNTVGISTVKTGHLASSVLISTQPRVSPQNLASALQFPVISLPGPAATPQKVLHTVPQLAAVPAPLPVPKRQLPTLVQFQSSGISAAVSSHAGIHKPQSVLPPPSLNTGEVISFPSPSTLQCQQVPPSTEKQSHDYACASAVQMSEASPPVTSKTGGIPLNEPPTQQKIVINTCMPLAPGTQIMINGTRFVVPLQGLGAGSHVLLLSCNTKQTPLTINHGQEPQGVPMTSKIILAPSHSLSWQIPKHPLKSSTKIVNSFGAADALPIVHATPQIFSTPASSCTPLSAVTLSVSSVTKSPINVAPSSVSAVHPPNSHLPSNTSMFQLDGSIKKLLVSPEGAILNALNTSAPKVPSLSSSLLPVVSSTSRNATAVFPASQASCLDKPDKAAS
- the KIAA2026 gene encoding uncharacterized protein KIAA2026 homolog isoform X4, whose protein sequence is MRAGVSPVRMRRPGEAQRRSPRQVPENEPGAGDMESGGDLPADRPSALRSGMEEAEKEADDEGGKTAWHQSLNPELQQGYRILREFLLEKYRPLTAPFLKPLADQAYFGEEVSGSLLGRKNSQSLQQLPAGIWLLEMEEKFSSGQYTGIADFVCDFRLMLETCYRLHGVDHWLSKQAQKLEMMLEQKLALLSRHLREKTSLAVTSRGCYGQEDEKTTACISTRRRSTPRNLVGLSTGMFESVMVQVLRQEEQLRAKEEKSQKQIISASASAVTSLMWHFSLSVRQRDQERKEAEEASQKEIEEWEKSLLAQAAPTRMETMWEIPAIGHFLCLAQQILNLPEIVFYELERCLLMPQCNVFLSKIMTSLLSPPHRRPTLHRRPTFSYRTWEAALRKKVQHWYTVVGQTDNPNGAAEKLGLCPQFFKVLGEVNPLEEKPFHELPFYQKVWLLKGLCDFVYETQKDVQDAVLGQPIHECREVILGYDCLENAYVHFPQFCGADVRIYKQKPFQAPEFPSLPIKVKKVPRIKLERVKHEYVSKSNGEVSSGGRELLCHSKAGEKSMDIVICPEKRTRLGSFRVPTEETKVDCEIKASRVCDIKKPGCSKENFRNLITSGEIVDIGGHPSSEEITDVENGQSCTEMARVRPELSPFKGSTLKACQMHVNGTYNESQGRNYHESSEETVLETLLQNKKKLNKMLAKKKKKKKKKLKDILNENLQRKLDDLQRKREIHLHPFKSYKSEIQNKLFLIKKKAKHKKNKSGKKSLSKKAITKKRKGVRKSTIPEFQLICTNLDELRELITKIESELKDLEDIKKKSGRWFHRKQAVKELHGTLLRLLNELLPWEPKLIKAFQRNRSRLKKDYDDFKRHPDHDKFTRELWSNDESEVDSGKESFAVVCGKSSESAEHIEVPKKDHSDNDEMKLLEMNLPAGKNRILKKESASKDIQKTLPKCIKRQFKQNSCLDQSTNELSPRKKAKLSTNEDVVQSSESSLKLDSCLTEVKQFEGSTLELLSLTGPATSVSNFLKGTKPIQALLAKNTGNKVTLTNQLLPPAGMNISTSEKSVLPALESSLIKPALPCPAGSKTPLQMVYKMPNGHCVPIDVPNSSVKIQMQAMIDPKNGEKVMQQVLILPKNFLLQQKEEKFESKDIQSLQQKSFEMHCTSLPKMPNVSVSLTPVLVTSPANATQSPTTVFSKNTTHSSQVTGPMSSTQPLSSVTSADNLSIIKVSQSDSDKFKTTVSTATLPVSLASPTLSTASQSLIPATALSASTNTDSASHSLASQQQTDSLETKQELKTVCVRESQSILVTTRGGNTGIVKVQTNPDQISPSSLCPSSVFTYASQLQAFLVPKTTAVSCSSLPFVATATSALPHIGQSPPSGFALSTTSFVNIPASPADFTQAMEKNTKFTLQQPVVWDSLCRVREDSCHVSSSLSSIPLASKLVPAAPNSLVSVTSIGQSNIVKTPNSSVQHQGDTKVKTKSVTQSESNSATNGELISGTPVQKFTLIANPPILSPSGASGINIIPCPASTAVNAQKLVFIKTQIANGPSTTNLVAESLKQHLPSSLTKTFVNATEQPQLVLIPSTVGTPIRINSSPTIAQVKDVKIGLNIGQTIVNTKGSAQEAVPVSILHSGISKREDKKRTASAPSLTSSTIPSSAVSANGSVCVATKAENSFTMTAANAQVESVPLTSSGTSSGAQPTGLIGGNDPSRTRPVLGNQLCTSNIGNTVGISTVKTGHLASSVLISTQPRVSPQNLASALQFPVISLPGPAATPQKVLHTVPQLAAVPAPLPVPKRQLPTLVQFQSSGISAAVSSHAGIHKPQSVLPPPSLNTGEVISFPSPSTLQCQQVPPSTEKQSHDYACASAVQMSEASPPVTSKTGGIPLNEPPTQQKIVINTCMPLAPGTQIMINGTRFVVPLQGLGAGSHVLLLSCNTKQTPLTINHGQEPQGVPMTSKIILAPSHSLSWQIPKHPLKSSTKIVNSFGAADALPIVHATPQIFSTPASSCTPLSAVTLSVSSVTKSPINVAPSSVSAVHPPNSHLPSNTSMFQLDGSIKKLLVSPEGAILNALNTSAPKVPSLSSSLLPVVSSTSRNATAVFPASQASCLDKPDKAAS
- the KIAA2026 gene encoding uncharacterized protein KIAA2026 homolog isoform X5 codes for the protein MRRPGEAQRRSPRQVPENEPGAGDMESGGDLPADRPSALRSGMEEAEKEADDEGGKTAWHQSLNPELQQGYRILREFLLEKYRPLTAPFLKPLADQAYFGEEVSGSLLGRKNSQSLQQLPAGIWLLEMEEKFSSGQYTGIADFVCDFRLMLETCYRLHGVDHWLSKQAQKLEMMLEQKLALLSRHLREKTSLAVTSRGCYGQEDEKTTACISTRRRSTPRNLVGLSTGMFESVMVQVLRQEEQLRAKEEKSQKQIISASASAVTSLMWHFSLSVRQRDQERKEAEEASQKEIEEWEKSLLAQAAPTRMETMWEIPAIGHFLCLAQQILNLPEIVFYELERCLLMPQCNVFLSKIMTSLLSPPHRRPTLHRRPTFSYRTWEAALRKKVQHWYTVVGQTDNPNGAAEKLGLCPQFFKVLGEVNPLEEKPFHELPFYQKVWLLKGLCDFVYETQKDVQDAVLGQPIHECREVILGYDCLENAYVHFPQFCGADVRIYKQKPFQAPEFPSLPIKVKKVPRIKLERVKHEYVSKSNGEVSSGGRELLCHSKAGEKSMDIVICPEKRTRLGSFRVPTEETKVDCEIKASRVCDIKKPGCSKENFRNLITSGEIVDIGGHPSSEEITDVENGQSCTEMARVRPELSPFKGSTLKACQMHVNGTYNESQGRNYHESSEETVLETLLQNKKKLNKMLAKKKKKKKKKLKDILNENLQRKLDDLQRKREIHLHPFKSYKSEIQNKLFLIKKKAKHKKNKSGKKSLSKKAITKKRKGVRKSTIPEFQLICTNLDELRELITKIESELKDLEDIKKKSGRWFHRKQAVKELHGTLLRLLNELLPWEPKLIKAFQRNRSRLKKDYDDFKRHPDHDKFTRELWSNDESEVDSGKESFAVVCGKSSESAEHIEVPKKDHSDNDEMKLLEMNLPAGKNRILKKESASKDIQKTLPKCIKRQFKQNSCLDQSTNELSPRKKAKLSTNEDVVQSSESSLKLDSCLTEVKQFEGSTLELLSLTGPATSVSNFLKGTKPIQALLAKNTGNKVTLTNQLLPPAGMNISTSEKSVLPALESSLIKPALPCPAGSKTPLQMVYKMPNGHCVPIDVPNSSVKIQMQAMIDPKNGEKVMQQVLILPKNFLLQQKEEKFESKDIQSLQQKSFEMHCTSLPKMPNVSVSLTPVLVTSPANATQSPTTVFSKNTTHSSQVTGPMSSTQPLSSVTSADNLSIIKVSQSDSDKFKTTVSTATLPVSLASPTLSTASQSLIPATALSASTNTDSASHSLASQQQTDSLETKQELKTVCVRESQSILVTTRGGNTGIVKVQTNPDQISPSSLCPSSVFTYASQLQAFLVPKTTAVSCSSLPFVATATSALPHIGQSPPSGFALSTTSFVNIPASPADFTQAMEKNTKFTLQQPVVWDSLCRVREDSCHVSSSLSSIPLASKLVPAAPNSLVSVTSIGQSNIVKTPNSSVQHQGDTKVKTKSVTQSESNSATNGELISGTPVQKFTLIANPPILSPSGASGINIIPCPASTAVNAQKLVFIKTQIANGPSTTNLVAESLKQHLPSSLTKTFVNATEQPQLVLIPSTVGTPIRINSSPTIAQVKDVKIGLNIGQTIVNTKGSAQEAVPVSILHSGISKREDKKRTASAPSLTSSTIPSSAVSANGSVCVATKAENSFTMTAANAQVESVPLTSSGTSSGAQPTGLIGGNDPSRTRPVLGNQLCTSNIGNTVGISTVKTGHLASSVLISTQPRVSPQNLASALQFPVISLPGPAATPQKVLHTVPQLAAVPAPLPVPKRQLPTLVQFQSSGISAAVSSHAGIHKPQSVLPPPSLNTGEVISFPSPSTLQCQQVPPSTEKQSHDYACASAVQMSEASPPVTSKTGGIPLNEPPTQQKIVINTCMPLAPGTQIMINGTRFVVPLQGLGAGSHVLLLSCNTKQTPLTINHGQEPQGVPMTSKIILAPSHSLSWQIPKHPLKSSTKIVNSFGAADALPIVHATPQIFSTPASSCTPLSAVTLSVSSVTKSPINVAPSSVSAVHPPNSHLPSNTSMFQLDGSIKKLLVSPEGAILNALNTSAPKVPSLSSSLLPVVSSTSRNATAVFPASQASCLDKPDKAAS